A single genomic interval of Spirosoma linguale DSM 74 harbors:
- a CDS encoding RagB/SusD domain protein (PFAM: RagB/SusD domain protein), with amino-acid sequence MKNRFYKALFLSGLTLTLTSLSGCTDLSETLYSQINAEQYYNNRQEVLAAVLRPYTHANAWIAPTSQQSYWRLNELSADQLAWPQKGRHGYDDAQWIRLHGHSWTFTENNIWNPWSLLFTGVGFCNSVLGDFNRIDFAQIGVNDTDKAAFTAELRVFRALHYMKLMDLYGNVPIVTTVGTPLSPPTAPRAEVFAFVEKELKESVDQLPNLSKALIGRITKAAGYSILAELYLNAQVWSGTARWDDCIAACDKIISGQTGGLNGAPVLDASLISTFNNTNDNSREALFQLTYDFQATPTRCGWNSDFYHFAQRLIYNGDANGNNGVVVIPSAYDAYADNDLRKSTWFLIGPQFQAANPTQPVLGTEEYRDKQLVFVKEIRRASEGKTSSTMIDGEENSGARFNKYRPGQQTEAKYWSNDWLIYRLTDIYFYKAEALMRKNGNVATPEALQLINAVRQRAFAAADYVPYTTATLTLNELLAERGREFVFEGKRRTDMIRFGAFTTASWWDHQPSNDPNKTLFPIPQRQLAANPNLKQNPGYPSQ; translated from the coding sequence ATGAAAAACCGTTTTTATAAAGCTCTTTTTTTAAGTGGGCTCACACTTACCCTCACTAGCCTTAGTGGGTGCACCGACCTGAGCGAAACGCTCTACAGCCAGATCAACGCCGAACAGTATTATAACAACCGGCAGGAAGTACTGGCTGCGGTACTACGCCCCTATACTCACGCCAATGCCTGGATTGCCCCCACCAGTCAGCAGAGTTACTGGCGGCTGAATGAACTGAGTGCGGATCAACTGGCCTGGCCCCAGAAAGGTCGCCACGGCTACGATGACGCGCAATGGATTCGGCTACATGGTCATAGCTGGACGTTTACTGAAAACAACATCTGGAACCCCTGGAGCCTGTTGTTTACTGGCGTAGGCTTTTGCAACAGCGTACTCGGCGACTTCAACCGGATCGACTTTGCGCAGATCGGCGTGAACGACACAGATAAGGCCGCCTTCACGGCCGAGCTTCGTGTGTTCCGAGCGCTGCACTACATGAAGCTGATGGACCTTTACGGCAACGTCCCTATTGTAACGACGGTCGGTACGCCCCTAAGTCCGCCTACCGCCCCCCGCGCCGAGGTCTTTGCCTTCGTGGAAAAGGAGTTAAAAGAAAGTGTAGATCAACTGCCTAACCTGAGTAAAGCCCTCATCGGTCGGATCACTAAAGCTGCCGGGTATTCGATTCTGGCCGAACTATATCTGAACGCGCAGGTTTGGAGCGGTACGGCCCGCTGGGACGACTGTATTGCCGCCTGCGACAAGATTATCTCCGGTCAAACGGGTGGTCTCAACGGCGCGCCCGTTCTTGATGCCAGTCTGATCAGTACGTTCAACAATACGAACGATAACTCACGGGAAGCCTTATTTCAGCTCACGTATGACTTCCAGGCCACACCGACACGTTGCGGCTGGAACAGCGATTTCTACCACTTCGCCCAGCGGTTGATTTACAACGGCGACGCCAATGGCAACAACGGGGTCGTCGTGATTCCGAGCGCTTATGACGCATATGCCGATAATGACCTGAGGAAATCGACGTGGTTCTTAATTGGCCCACAGTTCCAGGCTGCCAACCCTACGCAGCCGGTGCTGGGCACAGAAGAATACCGGGACAAGCAACTGGTTTTTGTGAAGGAAATCCGACGGGCGAGTGAGGGAAAAACCTCATCGACGATGATCGATGGGGAGGAGAACAGCGGTGCACGCTTCAATAAATACCGGCCCGGCCAACAGACGGAAGCCAAGTACTGGAGCAACGACTGGCTCATCTACCGCCTGACCGATATTTATTTTTACAAAGCCGAAGCGCTGATGCGAAAGAACGGCAACGTGGCTACGCCCGAAGCGCTGCAACTGATCAACGCCGTACGGCAACGCGCCTTCGCTGCCGCCGACTACGTACCCTACACCACGGCCACGCTGACGCTCAATGAACTGCTGGCTGAACGAGGTCGTGAGTTTGTCTTTGAAGGTAAACGACGAACGGACATGATTCGCTTCGGAGCTTTTACAACGGCCAGTTGGTGGGATCATCAGCCGAGCAACGACCCGAATAAAACCCTGTTCCCAATCCCGCAACGACAATTGGCGGCCAATCCAAATCTGAAACAGAACCCCGGCTATCCGTCGCAATAA
- a CDS encoding TonB-dependent receptor plug (PFAM: TonB-dependent receptor plug; TonB-dependent receptor~KEGG: mxa:MXAN_4746 TonB-dependent receptor): MNRYLGSTSLGWKVMSLLLLQLTLVALFANISFATDGRAQEVLDRKISLQVTNRNISDVLARIEKLADVKFSYSPNLIQADRLISFATTEKPLAQVLTNLLEPLQIKYELVGNRLILTRINRKLSTSPEQVQEDAITPPIVVRGRVLDELGKPIPGSTVLVKGTSNTGTVTDADGTYTLNVPDGAKTLVVSSIGFTAQEVSIDNRTTITITLKTDVKSLNEVVVVGYGTQRRAEVTSAVATVKAEDFNQGGVRSPLDLIQGKVAGLTITRTQGNNPNAGASIQLRGLVSVNGSQSPLIVIDGIPGGNLDLLQQDDIASFDVLKDGSAAAIYGTRANAGVILITTKKGQAGPPRFDYSTYVQREVVSRRPRFLNADEWRAYKADPTNVKASQMTDLGASTDWYNQLINRDNLSQYHNLAMSGGNASSNYRASFYFNGADPITLQNDRKQYGGRLSMFQRGLNDRLSAQANLATNLSKGNLLGGQAGDFENALGRNPTQPVYNPNGTFYEEGSTTNPIGRLTKERNRRDQLTTSVDARITLEPIDGLKISAFGSYVRDSWNDNEYRRTDSRFSQIGTLNGTSVNGTGYAYKRNYISNYYAFEPTMEYSRTLATDHSLRALVGYSYQYGTVEDFSAGNSGFLNNVFEENNLGAGNFLQLGKSSLYSFKEDNKLIAFFGRLNYAYKDKYIAQFILRREGSSRFGANNKFGNFPAVSAGWTISRESFMQNIKWLNTLKLRAGYGVTGNQGIPNYQSLVRLSTGNQYLNDDGVWRQTYGPSNNPNPNLRWERKGEFNVGLDFSLLSNRLSGTLDVYSRRTTDLLGSFNTQLPAYIQSTLYTNVGTIANNGIELSLTGTVMKRDNFSWSMDLIASTQSNKLVSFSNDVFKVTFLNFGDIGGFGALGSAIRTIEGGPLGSFYGKRFAGFTPEGRWLFYKATGEAVTADKIVPNDDYAYIGNGIPKYYASWTNRFQYKNLDLTLFFRGKFKYDILNLQQVFFGNKVYLPNNVLRDAITRNNQINDALQYSNYYLERGDFVKLDNVTLGYNFRFKTKAVRNLRLYLTGRNLLTITGYRGVDPEVDDTGLAPGIDGRGFYPRTQSYTAGLQFGF; the protein is encoded by the coding sequence ATGAATCGATATCTAGGCTCTACTAGTCTTGGTTGGAAAGTTATGAGCTTACTGCTACTTCAACTAACCTTAGTTGCCCTTTTTGCCAATATTTCCTTCGCTACGGACGGAAGAGCGCAGGAAGTGCTGGATCGGAAAATTTCGCTCCAGGTAACCAATCGGAACATCAGCGACGTGCTGGCCCGCATCGAAAAACTGGCGGACGTAAAGTTTTCGTATAGCCCAAATCTGATTCAGGCTGACCGTCTAATTTCGTTCGCCACAACCGAGAAGCCACTAGCCCAGGTTCTGACTAACCTGCTTGAACCGTTACAGATAAAGTACGAGCTTGTTGGTAATCGGCTGATTCTTACCCGCATCAACCGAAAGCTATCGACTTCACCAGAGCAGGTCCAGGAAGACGCTATTACGCCCCCAATTGTTGTACGAGGCAGGGTGCTCGACGAGTTGGGGAAGCCGATTCCTGGTTCGACTGTTCTGGTGAAAGGTACAAGTAATACGGGTACGGTAACCGACGCTGATGGTACCTATACGCTGAACGTCCCGGATGGCGCGAAAACACTGGTCGTCTCATCAATCGGTTTCACAGCACAGGAAGTTTCTATTGACAATCGCACGACCATTACTATTACACTCAAGACGGACGTTAAGTCGCTAAATGAAGTGGTAGTGGTAGGCTACGGCACACAACGCCGGGCGGAAGTGACCTCCGCTGTGGCGACGGTGAAGGCTGAGGACTTTAACCAGGGCGGTGTTCGCAGCCCGCTCGACCTGATTCAGGGGAAAGTAGCGGGGCTGACCATTACCCGTACGCAGGGCAACAATCCCAACGCAGGGGCGTCCATTCAACTACGGGGTCTGGTGTCGGTCAACGGTAGTCAGTCGCCCTTGATCGTTATCGACGGTATTCCGGGCGGCAACCTCGATCTGCTCCAGCAAGACGATATTGCGTCCTTCGACGTGCTGAAGGACGGATCGGCCGCAGCCATCTACGGCACGCGGGCCAACGCGGGAGTGATCCTGATTACGACCAAAAAGGGACAAGCTGGTCCGCCCCGTTTCGATTATTCCACGTACGTACAGCGCGAGGTCGTAAGCCGTCGACCGCGTTTTTTGAACGCCGACGAGTGGCGCGCCTATAAAGCCGACCCAACTAATGTGAAAGCATCGCAGATGACGGATCTGGGTGCGTCAACGGATTGGTACAACCAATTGATCAACCGCGATAACCTGAGTCAGTACCATAACCTGGCCATGTCGGGCGGGAACGCGTCCAGCAATTATCGGGCGTCCTTTTATTTTAATGGAGCCGATCCCATTACGCTTCAGAACGACCGCAAGCAGTACGGTGGTCGGCTAAGTATGTTTCAGCGCGGCCTGAACGACCGTTTGTCGGCACAGGCTAACCTGGCAACCAACTTGAGCAAAGGCAATTTGCTGGGTGGTCAGGCCGGTGATTTTGAGAATGCGCTGGGCCGCAATCCGACGCAACCCGTCTACAATCCTAACGGTACGTTTTATGAAGAAGGGTCTACGACCAACCCTATTGGCCGGCTCACGAAGGAACGCAACCGTCGTGACCAGCTAACCACCTCGGTTGATGCACGCATAACCCTGGAGCCCATCGACGGGCTGAAGATTTCGGCGTTTGGGTCGTACGTTCGGGATAGCTGGAATGATAACGAGTACCGCCGTACCGACTCTCGCTTTTCGCAGATCGGTACACTGAATGGTACCAGCGTAAACGGAACCGGCTACGCTTACAAGCGTAACTACATTTCTAACTACTACGCGTTCGAGCCAACGATGGAATATAGCCGTACCCTTGCAACCGATCATAGCTTGCGGGCACTCGTTGGCTACAGCTATCAGTATGGTACGGTAGAAGATTTCTCGGCGGGCAACAGTGGGTTTCTTAACAACGTCTTTGAGGAAAATAACCTGGGCGCTGGTAACTTTCTGCAACTAGGTAAATCATCGTTGTACAGCTTCAAAGAAGACAACAAGCTGATCGCCTTCTTCGGCCGATTGAATTACGCCTATAAGGACAAATACATCGCTCAGTTCATTCTACGCCGTGAGGGGTCGAGCCGGTTCGGTGCCAACAACAAGTTCGGCAATTTCCCGGCGGTGTCGGCAGGCTGGACAATCAGTCGGGAAAGCTTTATGCAAAACATAAAGTGGTTGAACACCTTAAAATTGCGGGCTGGCTACGGAGTCACCGGTAACCAGGGCATACCAAACTATCAATCGCTGGTACGACTCAGCACGGGTAATCAGTACCTGAACGATGATGGTGTGTGGCGGCAAACCTACGGCCCCAGTAACAACCCCAACCCCAATCTGCGCTGGGAACGAAAGGGCGAGTTTAACGTAGGGCTTGATTTTTCGCTATTAAGCAACCGGCTGTCGGGCACACTTGACGTATATAGCCGACGTACCACCGACCTGCTGGGTAGTTTCAACACGCAACTGCCAGCCTATATCCAGTCGACCTTGTATACGAACGTAGGCACTATCGCCAACAATGGAATCGAGCTGTCGCTGACTGGCACGGTGATGAAACGCGACAACTTCAGCTGGAGCATGGACCTGATTGCCAGCACGCAGTCGAACAAGCTGGTATCCTTTTCGAACGACGTCTTCAAAGTAACGTTCCTGAATTTTGGCGATATTGGCGGCTTTGGCGCACTTGGGTCGGCCATTCGCACCATTGAGGGAGGACCATTGGGCAGCTTCTATGGGAAACGTTTTGCCGGATTCACGCCCGAAGGCCGGTGGCTGTTCTATAAGGCTACCGGGGAAGCCGTTACGGCCGACAAGATCGTTCCCAACGATGACTACGCGTACATCGGCAACGGAATTCCCAAATACTATGCCTCCTGGACTAATCGCTTTCAGTACAAAAATCTGGACCTGACCCTGTTTTTCAGGGGCAAGTTCAAGTACGACATTCTAAACCTGCAACAGGTGTTCTTCGGCAATAAAGTGTACCTGCCTAACAATGTATTGCGGGACGCGATCACGCGCAACAATCAGATCAACGACGCCCTGCAATATTCCAACTATTACCTCGAACGGGGTGATTTTGTGAAACTCGACAACGTAACGCTGGGCTACAATTTTAGATTTAAAACTAAAGCCGTCCGCAACCTGCGCCTGTACCTGACGGGCCGCAACCTACTGACGATCACAGGCTACCGGGGTGTCGACCCGGAGGTTGACGACACCGGATTAGCGCCGGGCATTGATGGCCGGGGCTTTTACCCGCGCACTCAGTCATATACAGCAGGTCTTCAGTTTGGCTTCTAA
- a CDS encoding transcriptional regulator, AraC family (PFAM: helix-turn-helix- domain containing protein AraC type~SMART: Helix-turn-helix, AraC domain~KEGG: pmu:PM1524 HpaA) encodes MLETKGLLNQIKHHDRLPITVNQNCAIPLPEAVWPKLLQPHQLAYYYLVFVDQGLETFQLDGQKLTIANRQAVFGTPNQIFAHPAPNKDTQQYKIGFDEHTLALLPQAFPFLVNPLNRNTLMFEPDAWERVKAELSMLFRLLHSPGKPMKVDIILAHLNALLTELNSAYFEGHHQPTPANAKLSKYIAFTLAVETQLTQQHDVHTIAQQLAMTPNSLYGVVKEFSGHSPKEWIINRLIQEAQRKLHYGTLSVKELAYELGFNDPAYFSRLFKKRTGKNITDFLAEEHRLSNP; translated from the coding sequence GTGTTAGAAACCAAAGGACTGCTAAACCAAATTAAACACCACGATCGCTTGCCCATCACGGTGAATCAAAATTGTGCTATCCCCCTGCCAGAAGCGGTATGGCCAAAACTACTTCAACCTCACCAACTTGCCTATTATTATCTTGTCTTTGTGGATCAGGGACTGGAGACCTTTCAGCTAGATGGCCAGAAGCTTACCATTGCCAATAGGCAGGCAGTCTTTGGCACACCTAACCAAATTTTTGCGCATCCTGCTCCCAATAAAGATACGCAACAGTATAAAATTGGATTTGACGAGCATACCCTGGCACTGCTGCCACAGGCTTTCCCCTTTCTGGTTAATCCCTTAAATAGAAATACGCTTATGTTCGAGCCAGATGCTTGGGAGCGAGTGAAGGCGGAGTTATCGATGTTGTTCAGGCTCCTCCATTCGCCTGGTAAACCCATGAAAGTGGACATCATTCTAGCCCATCTCAATGCACTACTAACCGAGTTGAACAGCGCTTATTTCGAAGGTCATCATCAGCCAACACCTGCTAATGCCAAGTTGTCAAAATATATAGCCTTTACACTGGCCGTAGAAACACAACTCACCCAGCAGCATGATGTGCATACGATTGCTCAACAATTAGCGATGACTCCGAATAGCCTCTACGGTGTTGTTAAAGAGTTTTCCGGCCATTCGCCTAAAGAATGGATAATCAATCGCCTTATTCAGGAAGCGCAACGGAAGCTGCACTACGGCACCTTGTCGGTTAAGGAACTGGCTTACGAGTTAGGCTTTAACGATCCGGCTTATTTCTCACGGCTGTTTAAGAAAAGGACAGGTAAGAATATTACTGACTTTCTAGCTGAGGAGCATCGTTTGTCCAATCCTTGA
- a CDS encoding short-chain dehydrogenase/reductase SDR (PFAM: short-chain dehydrogenase/reductase SDR~KEGG: xcv:XCV1542 short chain dehydrogenase) — protein sequence MEQATFVLLKKQLQKMKTALVTGANKGIGLEVVKQLAQSGFFVYLGSRNLANGLSAAETLHTAGIFNVEAVQLDVTNDETVQAARRLIGEKTPILDVLINNAGISGGLPQSALGSPIDQFNAVYDTNLFGVVRVTQAFIDLLKRSPEPRIVNVTTAMASLNLAADSSSSSYHTKMAVYQSSKAALNMYTVNLAYELRDTPFKVNGVCPGWTQTDFTGHQGTSTVYQASQRIVKYALIEPDGPSGQFFSEEYFPAPATCPW from the coding sequence TTGGAACAGGCGACTTTTGTCCTGCTAAAAAAGCAGCTACAGAAGATGAAAACAGCCTTAGTAACAGGAGCTAATAAAGGTATTGGCTTAGAAGTCGTCAAACAACTCGCTCAGAGCGGGTTCTTTGTTTACCTGGGTAGTCGTAACCTGGCAAATGGTTTATCCGCAGCCGAAACGCTTCATACGGCCGGCATTTTTAACGTTGAAGCCGTGCAACTGGACGTTACTAATGACGAAACAGTCCAGGCCGCTCGTAGATTGATTGGCGAAAAAACGCCCATACTGGACGTACTGATTAATAACGCGGGCATTTCAGGAGGATTGCCCCAATCGGCCCTTGGTTCCCCAATTGATCAGTTCAATGCGGTTTATGATACCAATTTGTTTGGGGTAGTGCGTGTCACACAAGCGTTTATTGACTTACTGAAAAGGTCGCCTGAGCCGCGCATTGTTAACGTGACAACTGCCATGGCCTCGCTTAACCTGGCAGCAGACTCCTCCAGCAGCAGTTATCACACTAAAATGGCCGTCTATCAGTCGAGTAAAGCCGCGCTCAACATGTACACCGTCAATTTGGCGTATGAGCTACGAGACACCCCCTTCAAAGTGAATGGGGTCTGCCCCGGTTGGACTCAGACCGATTTTACGGGCCATCAAGGCACGAGCACTGTGTACCAGGCTAGCCAACGGATCGTAAAGTATGCGCTGATTGAGCCGGATGGCCCAAGCGGACAATTTTTTAGTGAAGAGTACTTCCCCGCCCCGGCTACTTGCCCCTGGTAA
- a CDS encoding Glyoxalase/bleomycin resistance protein/dioxygenase (PFAM: Glyoxalase/bleomycin resistance protein/dioxygenase~KEGG: pat:Patl_1459 putative glyoxalase/bleomycin resistance protein/dioxygenase superfamily protein), which translates to MKKVTGIGGIFFKCDNPQRMNEWYARHLGLPVTEYGTLFKWRDTEDPNKEGTTVWATFDKDTTYFAPSKKEFMINYRVEQLEELVEQLKRAGVTVLDEIAVYEYGKFVHILDPEGNSIELWEEVV; encoded by the coding sequence ATGAAAAAAGTAACGGGAATAGGCGGCATCTTCTTCAAATGCGATAACCCTCAACGAATGAACGAGTGGTATGCCCGCCATCTGGGCCTGCCCGTAACTGAGTACGGAACCTTGTTCAAATGGCGCGATACAGAAGACCCCAACAAAGAAGGAACAACTGTTTGGGCCACCTTTGACAAAGACACGACCTACTTTGCGCCCTCTAAAAAGGAGTTCATGATCAATTATCGGGTAGAGCAGCTTGAAGAGCTGGTGGAGCAGCTAAAACGGGCAGGGGTAACTGTCCTGGATGAAATTGCGGTCTACGAGTACGGTAAATTTGTCCATATCCTGGATCCTGAAGGGAATAGCATCGAATTGTGGGAGGAAGTTGTTTAG